A single Lactuca sativa cultivar Salinas chromosome 8, Lsat_Salinas_v11, whole genome shotgun sequence DNA region contains:
- the LOC122195630 gene encoding cytochrome c oxidase subunit 3: MKDEAKNVPHLPGQKLSRQAKVRGKTVNKMAILLNPKGRLRQKRSYSPFNLRDREIVLRNLWLCFSHGQEGIGLIKPQIPIGQSVLPSQYRRRNVVNDFIDAIQPSLPLLVQEELPHLPGPSHSSLAPTVEIGGIWPPKGIAVLDPRVIPFLNTLIPLSSGAAVTWAHHAILAGKEKRAVYALVATVSLALVFTAFQGMEYYQASPTISDSIYGSTFFLATGFHGFHVIIGTLFSIICGIRQYLGHLTKEHHVGFEAAAWYWHFVDVVRLFPFVSIYWWGGI, encoded by the exons ATGAAAGATGAGGCAAAGAATGTTCCGCATCTCCCCGGCCAGAAGCTTTCAAGACAGGCAAAGGTAAGGGGAAAAACAGTGAACAAAATGGCCATCTTACTGAATCCGAAAGGTCGACTACGACAAAAACGTAGTTATTCCCCCTTTAATTTAAGAGATAGGGAAATCGTCCTACGAAATCTATGGTTATGCTTTTCCCATGGCCAGGAAGGTATTGGGCTGATAAAGCCCCAAATTCCTATTGGACAG AGCGTCTTGCCTTCGCAATATCGAAGGAGAAATGTTGTCAATGATTTCATAGATGCCATACAACCATCCCTTCCCCTCCTAGTCCAAGAAGAGCTGCCACACCTTCCAGGCCCTTCTCATTCTTCTTTGGCACCTACGGTAGAGATCGGAGGTATTTGGCCCCCAAAAGGGATTGCGGTTTTAGATCCTCGGGTAATCCCTTTTCTTAATACTCTTATTCCCCTTTCATCCGGAGCTGCCGTAACTTGGGCTCATCATGCTATACTCGCGGGGAAGGAAAAACGAGCAGTTTACGCTTTAGTAGCTACCGTTTCACTGGCTCTAGTATTCACCGCCTTTCAAGGAATGGAATATTATCAAGCGTCCCCCACAATTTCGGATAGTATTTATGGTTCTACCTTTTTCTTAGCAACTGGCTTTCATGGTTTTCATGTGATTATAGGTACTCTTTTCTCGATCATATGTGGTATTCGCCAATATCTTGGTCATCTGACCAAGGAGCATCACGTTGGCTTTGAAGCAGCTGCATGGTACTGGCATTTTGTAGACGTGGTTCGGTTATTCCCATTTGTCTCTATCTATTGGTGGGGAGGTATATGA